The Brachyspira hyodysenteriae ATCC 27164 genome includes a window with the following:
- a CDS encoding PTS mannose/fructose/sorbose/N-acetylgalactosamine transporter subunit IIC produces MQELSSVVILILCIYTVIGVLDQISIQIGVYTPLFAAAFTGFLLGDLKSGLFIGATLQLATLGVATYGGATVPDYLSGAIIGTSYAIISQRGAEYGIAIAVPIGLLLTQLDILGRMTNLIFQHKADRYAEEGNYRGVEMCNVLGIFPWVLSRVIPVFIGLFFGETVIQTINNFIPDWFMNGLKAAGALLPAMGIAILMRYLPLKKYFYYFIIGFVAIAFSGGNMTVLAVALLGFAFASLNYYRTMDKTVVKETAGNSASDDDEIEIDG; encoded by the coding sequence ATGCAAGAATTATCTTCTGTAGTAATTCTAATACTATGTATATACACAGTAATAGGCGTATTAGATCAAATTTCTATACAAATAGGCGTATATACACCATTATTTGCTGCTGCTTTTACAGGTTTTTTGTTGGGAGATTTAAAATCAGGATTATTTATAGGCGCTACTTTGCAATTAGCCACATTAGGAGTAGCTACTTATGGAGGAGCCACAGTTCCTGATTATTTATCCGGAGCAATAATAGGTACTTCTTATGCGATAATTTCACAAAGGGGTGCTGAATACGGAATAGCTATAGCCGTTCCTATAGGACTTTTATTAACACAGCTTGATATTTTAGGAAGAATGACTAACTTGATATTCCAGCACAAAGCAGATAGATATGCAGAGGAAGGTAATTACAGAGGAGTAGAGATGTGCAATGTACTAGGTATTTTTCCATGGGTATTATCAAGGGTAATACCTGTATTTATAGGATTGTTTTTCGGAGAAACAGTAATACAGACTATAAATAATTTCATACCTGATTGGTTTATGAACGGATTAAAGGCTGCCGGAGCTTTACTTCCTGCAATGGGTATTGCAATACTTATGAGATATTTACCATTAAAAAAATATTTCTATTATTTCATAATAGGTTTTGTAGCTATAGCATTCAGCGGCGGAAACATGACTGTACTAGCTGTAGCTTTATTAGGATTTGCTTTTGCTTCTCTTAATTATTATAGAACAATGGATAAAACAGTTGTAAAAGAGACAGCAGGTAATTCAGCTTCTGATGATGATGAAATAGAAATAGACGGATAA
- a CDS encoding NfeD family protein: MKKFNNILIIFFLSIFIFSNYLYSKDGKVYVIKKQEFQEIDRWYAGYIKNSIDEANDKKADLIILELDTPGGLLSSALSIKNYIMESNVPVVVYINKNALSAGALISLSAKEIYMSDGSVIGAATPIYLNGNEPKKAGEKEVSAMRAAMRASAETTKKNAKAAEAMVDETIILTKKSDGIDLDDKTLLTLSADEAVSINIADKKANSINEILELKNIENAEIINIEEDVYDSVLKFLLNPFVLSILMSIGIAGIYLEIKTPGFGVGGVTAIIAFAVFFFVQFFSGSSTFLAPAIFLLGIILLCVEIFLIPGFGITGILGIIGIVAGIFISFGIHNIAVASFVIFISLIIDIILVILIARFMSKSKDFKDKITLDSDTSGYHSSVSYDDLIGKEGIAETFFRPSGYIVIDGQKYDAVSEGEFIDKGSSLKVILVEGNRIVVKKSS; this comes from the coding sequence ATGAAAAAATTTAATAATATATTAATAATATTTTTTTTAAGCATCTTTATTTTTTCTAATTATTTATATTCTAAAGACGGTAAAGTTTATGTTATAAAGAAGCAGGAATTTCAAGAGATAGATAGATGGTATGCTGGATATATAAAAAATTCAATAGATGAAGCAAATGATAAAAAAGCGGATTTGATTATATTAGAATTAGATACGCCTGGAGGACTTCTTTCATCAGCATTATCTATAAAAAATTATATTATGGAAAGCAATGTTCCTGTAGTAGTTTATATTAATAAGAATGCATTATCTGCTGGAGCTTTAATATCATTGAGTGCCAAAGAAATTTACATGTCTGACGGTAGTGTTATAGGTGCGGCTACTCCGATTTATTTAAATGGAAACGAACCTAAAAAAGCAGGTGAAAAAGAAGTTAGTGCAATGCGTGCAGCCATGAGGGCATCTGCTGAAACTACGAAAAAGAATGCTAAAGCAGCCGAAGCTATGGTTGATGAAACTATAATTTTAACTAAAAAAAGTGACGGTATAGATTTAGATGATAAGACTTTACTTACATTGAGTGCAGATGAGGCAGTATCTATAAATATTGCAGATAAAAAAGCTAATTCTATAAATGAAATATTAGAATTAAAAAATATTGAAAATGCGGAAATAATAAATATAGAAGAAGATGTATATGATTCAGTATTGAAATTTCTTCTTAATCCTTTTGTTTTAAGTATATTAATGTCTATAGGAATAGCAGGAATATATCTTGAGATAAAGACTCCAGGTTTTGGTGTTGGAGGAGTAACTGCAATAATAGCTTTTGCTGTATTTTTCTTTGTTCAGTTTTTTTCAGGAAGCAGTACTTTTTTGGCTCCTGCAATATTTTTGCTTGGTATTATTCTTCTTTGCGTTGAGATATTTCTTATACCTGGTTTCGGAATTACAGGTATACTTGGAATAATAGGTATTGTGGCAGGTATATTTATTTCTTTTGGAATACATAATATTGCTGTGGCATCTTTTGTTATATTTATATCTTTAATAATAGATATAATACTTGTAATATTGATTGCAAGATTTATGAGCAAATCAAAAGATTTTAAAGATAAAATTACACTTGATAGTGATACTTCAGGATATCATTCAAGTGTTTCATATGATGATTTAATTGGCAAAGAGGGTATTGCTGAAACTTTTTTTAGACCTTCAGGATACATAGTAATAGATGGACAAAAATATGATGCTGTAAGCGAAGGTGAATTTATAGATAAGGGCAGCAGTTTAAAAGTTATTCTTGTAGAAGGTAATAGGATTGTTGTAAAGAAATCTAGTTAA
- a CDS encoding EamA family transporter yields MDIIFALLSSIFASLTAILIKIGLAGINSNLATAIRTIIILIMSWVIVFYTNSVNSINTIETIKNLNTKTIIFIVLSGIATGLSWLFYFKALQIGNVNRVVVIDKLSIVFTIILAAIFLKESLNIKIIIGVLFIVAGTLIISFQS; encoded by the coding sequence ATGGATATTATTTTTGCATTATTATCATCAATATTTGCATCTCTTACTGCTATACTTATAAAGATAGGTTTAGCTGGAATTAATTCAAATTTAGCAACTGCCATAAGGACTATTATAATATTAATAATGTCTTGGGTTATAGTTTTTTATACAAATTCTGTGAACTCTATAAACACAATAGAAACTATAAAAAATCTCAATACAAAGACTATTATATTTATAGTATTATCAGGTATAGCAACAGGTTTATCATGGCTTTTTTATTTCAAGGCTTTACAGATTGGAAATGTTAATAGGGTAGTAGTTATAGATAAACTTTCTATAGTTTTTACCATAATATTAGCGGCAATATTTTTAAAAGAGTCTTTGAATATAAAAATTATTATAGGTGTGCTTTTTATAGTGGCAGGTACATTGATAATAAGTTTTCAGTCATGA
- a CDS encoding bifunctional 5,10-methylenetetrahydrofolate dehydrogenase/5,10-methenyltetrahydrofolate cyclohydrolase, translating to MSNILDGRELAKEIKERIKKETEILEKKPRIDFLYFEDDKSTEVYFTRAKKQAESVGMIGSLHNLPVNTTEKDFLTLIEYLNEESETSGIMIQMPLPKHISKKKVYETISIEKDADAISHVNLGRIFIGDSNLAPCTAKSAMALIEKSGINIEGANAVVIGRSEIVGKPLAHLLLQKSATVTIAHSKTKNLKELCKNADILCVSIGKAEFITGEYIKEGAVVIDVGINVLEDGSLKGDVNFEEASKLASYITPVPNGVGSVTVSMLLDNVLYLHKNIINKK from the coding sequence ATGTCTAATATTTTAGATGGAAGAGAATTAGCGAAAGAGATAAAAGAAAGGATAAAGAAAGAAACAGAAATTCTTGAAAAAAAGCCAAGAATAGATTTTCTATACTTTGAGGATGATAAATCTACAGAGGTTTATTTTACAAGGGCAAAAAAGCAGGCTGAAAGTGTAGGAATGATAGGCTCTTTGCATAATCTTCCTGTAAACACAACGGAAAAAGATTTTTTGACATTAATAGAATATTTAAATGAAGAATCAGAAACAAGCGGAATAATGATTCAGATGCCTCTTCCTAAACATATAAGCAAGAAAAAAGTTTATGAAACCATTTCTATAGAAAAAGATGCTGATGCAATATCACATGTTAATTTGGGAAGGATATTCATAGGGGACAGTAATTTAGCTCCATGTACTGCTAAAAGTGCTATGGCTTTAATAGAGAAATCAGGCATTAATATAGAAGGTGCTAATGCTGTTGTTATAGGCAGAAGTGAGATAGTTGGCAAACCTTTAGCTCATTTACTTTTACAGAAGTCAGCTACTGTAACAATAGCACATTCAAAGACTAAGAATTTAAAAGAGCTTTGTAAGAATGCTGATATATTATGTGTATCTATAGGAAAAGCAGAATTCATTACAGGCGAATATATAAAGGAAGGAGCTGTAGTTATAGATGTTGGTATAAATGTACTAGAGGACGGTTCTTTAAAAGGGGATGTTAATTTTGAAGAGGCTTCAAAGTTAGCTTCTTATATTACTCCTGTACCTAATGGGGTTGGAAGTGTTACTGTTTCTATGCTTTTAGATAATGTGCTTTATCTGCATAAGAACATCATAAACAAAAAATAA
- a CDS encoding tetratricopeptide repeat protein: MIKKIFIIFFTAITISSISFAQKKIIIFETEYYNNYASYAFKDLIIKNLFINSDFRIIPYMPYRKNNYKGIKSKIKELTLNNNADISITYNLLKYKNGFVLNYVIFDREKPNEWKEKNIYSKEEKFFESINKVLEDIYSYSQQNNNHNLIKEDEYIPLIGYYTQIVNSNEKYDEDKKKNYEMFFNFYKDNIYFNMDYLEYLTEKGNKNSINDMNIIVNNMKKYLDKNNHYYLSAIGDLYYSKYKTNVENEDIEISIENYIKAINAKNYNYIYYKKLANAYILNNDYDNASKCYNKSIEIYDKDISLIKDAVYLLKRDMNKNGNLVIEYLKKIVNINKNDDESLEELAGIYENLGDKYNCQIYYTKLLEAVNYNLYIINNEQPNPVLYDKYIKKRNEITKKLKDLSM, from the coding sequence ATGATAAAAAAAATATTTATTATATTTTTTACAGCCATAACTATAAGCAGCATATCTTTTGCTCAGAAAAAAATAATCATATTTGAAACAGAATACTACAATAACTATGCATCATATGCATTTAAAGACCTTATAATAAAAAATTTATTCATCAATTCTGACTTTCGTATAATACCTTATATGCCATATAGAAAAAATAATTATAAAGGAATAAAATCAAAAATAAAAGAACTCACTTTAAATAATAATGCAGATATATCTATCACATATAATTTATTAAAATATAAAAATGGATTCGTTCTTAATTATGTGATATTTGACAGAGAAAAACCTAATGAATGGAAAGAAAAAAATATTTATTCAAAAGAAGAAAAATTCTTTGAATCTATTAATAAAGTGCTGGAAGATATATATTCTTATTCTCAACAAAATAATAACCATAACCTAATAAAAGAAGATGAATATATTCCACTTATAGGGTATTACACTCAAATAGTAAACAGCAATGAAAAGTATGATGAAGATAAGAAAAAAAATTATGAAATGTTCTTTAATTTCTATAAAGATAATATATATTTCAATATGGATTATTTAGAATATCTTACAGAAAAAGGAAATAAAAATTCCATCAATGATATGAATATAATAGTAAATAATATGAAGAAATATTTGGATAAAAATAATCATTATTATTTATCTGCTATTGGAGATTTATATTACAGCAAATATAAAACTAATGTAGAAAATGAGGATATAGAAATAAGTATAGAAAATTATATCAAAGCTATAAATGCCAAAAATTATAATTACATATATTATAAAAAACTTGCCAATGCTTATATATTAAACAATGATTATGATAATGCTTCAAAATGCTATAATAAATCAATAGAAATTTATGATAAAGATATAAGCTTAATAAAAGATGCAGTATATTTACTTAAAAGAGATATGAATAAGAATGGAAATTTAGTGATAGAATATTTAAAAAAAATTGTTAATATAAATAAGAATGATGATGAATCTTTGGAAGAATTAGCAGGTATATACGAAAATTTAGGGGATAAGTATAATTGTCAAATCTATTATACTAAACTTCTTGAAGCTGTTAATTATAATCTTTATATAATTAATAATGAACAGCCCAATCCTGTACTATATGATAAATATATAAAAAAAAGAAATGAAATAACAAAAAAATTAAAAGACTTGAGTATGTAA
- a CDS encoding alanine/glycine:cation symporter family protein, producing the protein MKIINSIITNTNNVMYGYLLLAVFLVISVFFTIRLKGIQISHSIHALKLLFSKHEKGDGVSGFVSFCISTASRVGTGNITGVMTAVSAGGPGALFWMWIMAILGGSLAFSESTLAQLYKEKDSQGKFIGGASFYIKSRLKKPILAILFALCMIFTYTTFNGVQANTISSALSKYNVSVYITAIILTVITGIILFSKRRETITHACVFIVPVMAIPYILIGLFIFFTNLPSVPLAFQNIFIQAFKPSAVFGGAIGITISNGLKRGLFSNEAGMGGAPHAAAAAHTSHPCKQGLIQMFSVFTDTILICSISGFILLLSPEAMNEVKNMEGINLFQYAMESHLGSFGSIFITVCILFFSYSSILGNFFYIKTGAAAVKDNFVAYIIVGLMTIAMVFAGSLAEFKTIWGAGDMFMGFMALLNIIVMVILNKPVYLLTKHYVSQLKEHKEPTFDKNIIEELKTDDAITQWDNKN; encoded by the coding sequence ATGAAAATTATTAATAGTATAATAACAAATACTAATAATGTAATGTACGGTTATTTATTATTGGCAGTATTCCTTGTTATTTCTGTTTTCTTTACTATAAGATTAAAAGGAATACAAATTTCACATTCAATACATGCCTTAAAACTTCTATTCTCAAAACATGAAAAAGGAGACGGAGTTTCAGGATTTGTGAGTTTTTGTATAAGTACGGCTTCAAGAGTTGGTACAGGAAATATTACCGGAGTTATGACTGCGGTTTCTGCAGGCGGACCTGGTGCTTTATTCTGGATGTGGATAATGGCTATTTTAGGCGGAAGTTTAGCTTTTTCAGAAAGTACATTAGCACAGCTTTATAAAGAAAAAGATTCTCAAGGAAAGTTTATCGGAGGAGCTTCTTTCTATATAAAAAGCAGATTAAAAAAACCAATACTAGCAATATTATTTGCTTTGTGTATGATATTTACATATACAACTTTTAATGGAGTTCAGGCCAACACAATATCAAGTGCCCTATCAAAATACAATGTATCTGTTTATATCACAGCCATAATTTTAACAGTAATCACAGGAATAATATTATTCAGTAAAAGAAGAGAGACTATAACTCATGCTTGTGTATTTATAGTACCTGTTATGGCAATACCTTATATATTGATAGGACTTTTTATATTCTTTACTAATTTGCCTTCAGTACCTTTGGCATTTCAAAATATATTCATTCAGGCATTTAAACCTAGTGCAGTTTTTGGAGGTGCTATAGGAATCACAATTTCAAACGGATTAAAAAGAGGTTTATTCTCAAATGAAGCTGGTATGGGAGGTGCTCCTCATGCTGCTGCAGCTGCTCATACTTCTCATCCTTGTAAACAGGGTTTAATACAGATGTTCTCAGTATTTACTGATACTATATTGATATGTTCTATTTCCGGATTCATACTTCTATTATCTCCTGAAGCTATGAATGAAGTTAAAAATATGGAAGGTATTAATTTATTCCAATATGCTATGGAATCACATTTGGGAAGTTTCGGTTCTATATTTATTACAGTATGTATATTGTTCTTCTCTTACAGTTCTATATTAGGAAATTTCTTCTATATAAAAACTGGTGCTGCTGCTGTAAAAGATAATTTTGTAGCCTATATAATAGTAGGACTTATGACTATAGCAATGGTTTTTGCAGGTTCATTGGCTGAGTTCAAAACTATATGGGGAGCAGGCGATATGTTTATGGGCTTTATGGCTTTATTAAACATTATAGTTATGGTAATACTTAATAAGCCTGTATACTTGCTTACTAAACATTATGTAAGTCAATTAAAAGAACATAAAGAACCTACATTCGATAAAAACATAATAGAAGAATTAAAAACTGATGATGCCATCACTCAATGGGATAATAAAAATTAA
- a CDS encoding iron-containing alcohol dehydrogenase: MSRFTIPRDLYYGDNAMEELKNLKGYKKAIIVTGGSSMKRGGFLDKCEKILKDTGLEVKIFDGVEPDPSIETVYRGAEAMREFNPDVIVALGGGSALDAAKAMWVFYEYPEKKFDDIKTPFTMPKLRKKAIFAAIPSTSGTASEVTAFSVITDYSTNIKYPLADFEITPDIAILDYSIPMTMPETVSADTGMDALTHSIEAYVAGLRTDITDALAMKAIDMIVHNIEKAVKGDKEGRAKLHVAQCLAGMSFSNALLGIVHSLAHKTGAEFHITHGRCNAILLPYVIQYNSKVCADRFADIARMLKLSGNTDAELTASLVNKVKELNSKLGIKQTYKDNGVTEDHFKQKCDDIAKNAVADPCTGSNPRETDVSNMKKVLEAAYYGNDVNF; this comes from the coding sequence ATGTCAAGGTTCACAATCCCTAGAGATTTATACTATGGCGATAATGCTATGGAAGAATTGAAAAATTTGAAAGGTTATAAAAAAGCTATAATAGTTACAGGCGGATCTTCCATGAAAAGAGGAGGCTTCCTTGATAAATGCGAAAAGATATTAAAAGATACTGGTTTAGAAGTTAAGATTTTTGACGGTGTTGAACCAGATCCTTCTATAGAAACAGTTTATAGAGGTGCTGAGGCTATGAGAGAATTCAATCCTGATGTAATAGTGGCATTGGGAGGAGGTTCTGCTTTAGATGCGGCTAAGGCTATGTGGGTGTTTTATGAATATCCTGAGAAGAAATTTGATGATATTAAAACTCCTTTCACTATGCCTAAACTTAGAAAGAAAGCAATATTTGCAGCAATTCCTTCTACAAGCGGTACAGCTTCAGAGGTTACTGCTTTCTCAGTTATAACTGATTATTCTACTAATATTAAATATCCATTAGCAGATTTTGAAATTACTCCGGACATTGCTATATTAGATTATTCTATTCCTATGACAATGCCTGAAACAGTTTCTGCTGATACTGGTATGGATGCACTTACTCACTCTATAGAGGCTTATGTTGCAGGACTTAGAACTGATATTACTGATGCTTTAGCTATGAAAGCTATTGATATGATTGTTCATAATATAGAAAAAGCAGTTAAGGGAGATAAAGAGGGTAGGGCAAAACTTCATGTTGCTCAATGTTTAGCCGGTATGTCTTTCTCAAATGCTTTACTTGGTATAGTACATAGTTTGGCTCATAAAACAGGTGCTGAATTCCATATTACTCATGGAAGATGCAATGCTATACTTCTTCCTTATGTTATACAATACAATTCAAAAGTTTGTGCCGATAGATTTGCTGATATAGCTAGAATGCTTAAACTTTCTGGAAATACTGATGCAGAGCTTACAGCTTCTTTAGTAAACAAAGTTAAAGAATTAAATAGTAAATTAGGAATCAAACAAACTTATAAAGATAACGGCGTAACTGAAGATCACTTCAAACAAAAATGTGATGATATAGCTAAGAATGCCGTTGCTGACCCTTGTACAGGCTCTAACCCAAGAGAGACTGACGTTTCTAATATGAAAAAGGTATTAGAAGCAGCTTACTATGGAAATGATGTCAACTTTTAA
- a CDS encoding class II fructose-bisphosphate aldolase has protein sequence MSIVTLKDALNRAKDGKYGIGAFNVSSFTFLETIIKAAEDKKSPVITQIAEGHVVDMPNFESFCKAAVDMASKASVPVVLHLDHGLTLNTVVRCIQNGFSSIMIDASAYPYEENIRRTKEIVNICHSVRISVEGELGTIGGSEANIVKEEDAFTNPDEALDFVKKTEIDALAISIGNVHGNYKGEPKLDFERLETISKLTNLPLVLHGGSGIYDDDFRKAVSLGICKINFYTGNCKSAGKAVMDFVKEDPEKNGTDLMKLIKGIRNNVYETVCHNMDVFGSSNKAW, from the coding sequence ATGTCTATTGTAACTTTAAAAGATGCTTTAAATAGAGCTAAAGACGGTAAATATGGAATTGGAGCTTTTAATGTAAGTTCTTTTACTTTCTTAGAAACAATTATTAAAGCTGCTGAAGATAAGAAAAGTCCTGTTATAACTCAAATAGCTGAAGGACATGTAGTTGATATGCCTAATTTTGAATCTTTTTGTAAGGCAGCAGTTGATATGGCTTCTAAGGCTTCTGTTCCTGTAGTATTGCATTTGGATCATGGCTTAACATTAAATACTGTTGTGAGATGCATACAGAATGGTTTTTCTTCTATAATGATTGATGCTTCTGCTTATCCTTATGAAGAAAATATTAGAAGAACTAAAGAGATAGTTAATATATGTCATAGTGTAAGAATATCTGTTGAAGGTGAATTAGGAACTATTGGCGGATCTGAAGCAAATATAGTAAAAGAAGAAGATGCATTTACAAATCCTGATGAAGCTTTAGACTTTGTTAAAAAGACAGAAATTGATGCTTTAGCTATATCTATAGGTAATGTTCATGGAAACTATAAAGGAGAGCCAAAATTAGATTTTGAAAGATTAGAAACTATATCAAAATTAACTAATTTACCTTTAGTTTTACATGGCGGATCTGGTATATATGATGATGATTTCAGAAAAGCTGTAAGTCTTGGAATATGTAAGATCAATTTCTATACAGGAAATTGTAAATCTGCAGGTAAAGCTGTAATGGATTTTGTTAAAGAAGATCCTGAGAAAAATGGTACTGATTTAATGAAATTAATTAAAGGCATAAGAAATAATGTTTATGAAACAGTTTGCCATAATATGGATGTGTTTGGAAGTTCAAACAAAGCTTGGTAA
- a CDS encoding PTS fructose transporter subunit IIC: MKIVAITSCPTGVAHTYMAANALKKYAASNNVEIKVETQGSDGIGNALTADDIKNADYVLFAADKPVENKDRFIGKKIIEVPVTEAVKNSDNLIKNIISGNIKSYTLEASGDEDLDDLLQTSSRKGIYKHLMAGFSNMLPFIIAGGICIGISFAFGITASNPESPDYNPIAGFFDTIGGGKVGAFSLIIAILSAYIANSVGGKSAFMPGMVAGLLANYYKTGFLGGILAGFVAGYVAILLKKVLKNIPKSISSLKGALLYPLFGLILTCLILWPVFMPIAKLMDLMVQGLNGIGASHKGIIGLIVAGMMATDMGGPINKTAGLFANAAFASGNADFMSAMMAGGMVPPLGIALCTTLFAKYFTETERKAGKTCYFLGACFITEGVIPFAVSDPVRVIVSSVIGAMVSGFLTQYFNIVMMASHGGIFVIPITNKPLLYTGIIILGSVITALVLGFWKKFSAKKN, translated from the coding sequence ATGAAAATCGTAGCAATTACATCTTGTCCCACAGGCGTTGCTCATACATATATGGCAGCCAATGCTTTAAAAAAATATGCAGCATCAAACAATGTTGAAATTAAAGTTGAAACGCAAGGATCTGACGGTATAGGAAATGCATTAACTGCTGATGACATAAAAAATGCAGATTATGTTTTATTTGCTGCTGATAAACCTGTTGAAAATAAAGATAGATTCATTGGTAAAAAAATAATTGAAGTTCCCGTAACTGAGGCTGTGAAAAATTCTGATAATCTTATAAAAAATATAATATCTGGAAATATTAAATCATATACATTAGAAGCATCTGGAGACGAGGATTTAGATGATCTTCTTCAAACTTCTTCAAGAAAAGGAATATATAAACACTTAATGGCAGGATTTTCAAATATGCTTCCATTTATTATTGCTGGAGGTATATGTATTGGTATTTCATTTGCATTTGGAATAACTGCTTCAAATCCTGAATCACCTGATTATAATCCTATAGCAGGATTCTTTGATACAATAGGTGGAGGAAAAGTTGGAGCTTTCAGTTTAATCATTGCTATATTATCTGCTTATATTGCTAATAGTGTTGGAGGTAAATCTGCATTCATGCCTGGTATGGTTGCTGGTTTATTAGCAAACTATTATAAAACAGGTTTCTTGGGCGGTATATTAGCAGGCTTTGTAGCAGGATATGTAGCAATACTATTGAAAAAAGTATTAAAGAATATACCAAAATCTATTTCTAGTTTGAAAGGTGCATTATTATATCCTTTATTCGGATTGATTTTAACTTGTTTAATATTATGGCCTGTATTTATGCCTATAGCTAAATTGATGGATTTAATGGTTCAAGGCTTAAACGGAATAGGTGCTTCTCACAAAGGAATTATAGGATTAATAGTAGCAGGAATGATGGCTACTGATATGGGAGGACCTATAAATAAAACAGCTGGTTTATTTGCAAATGCTGCTTTTGCTTCAGGAAATGCTGATTTCATGAGTGCTATGATGGCAGGGGGAATGGTTCCGCCTTTGGGAATAGCTTTATGTACAACATTATTTGCTAAATACTTTACTGAAACAGAAAGAAAAGCTGGTAAAACTTGTTATTTCTTAGGTGCTTGCTTTATAACAGAAGGTGTAATTCCTTTTGCTGTATCAGACCCTGTAAGAGTAATAGTTTCATCTGTAATAGGTGCTATGGTTTCAGGATTCTTAACTCAGTATTTTAATATAGTAATGATGGCTTCACATGGCGGTATATTTGTAATACCTATAACAAATAAACCTCTATTATATACTGGAATAATAATTTTAGGTTCTGTTATAACTGCTTTGGTATTAGGTTTTTGGAAAAAGTTTTCTGCTAAAAAAAATTAA
- a CDS encoding PTS sugar transporter subunit IIA, which yields MDFISESTIFLSKSCSNKDELFDFLSCISKDLGISNNAEDVKKGLFDREKDGNTIIGDMIAMPHARSEAINKLKVILVQLEKPIEYNKGENIDLAYSILAPLKANNEFIDILSSVASIVQDDDLQTFIRNSKSGDESKIILKMEEVLKNNA from the coding sequence ATGGATTTTATTTCTGAATCTACTATATTTTTGAGTAAGTCTTGCTCAAATAAAGATGAATTATTTGATTTTTTATCTTGTATTTCTAAAGATTTAGGCATATCTAATAATGCTGAAGATGTAAAAAAAGGATTATTTGATAGGGAAAAAGACGGCAATACCATTATAGGCGATATGATAGCAATGCCTCATGCTAGATCAGAAGCTATAAACAAGCTTAAGGTTATATTAGTACAGTTAGAAAAACCTATTGAATATAACAAAGGTGAGAATATAGATTTAGCATATTCTATACTAGCTCCTTTAAAAGCAAATAATGAGTTTATAGATATATTAAGCTCTGTTGCATCCATTGTTCAAGATGATGATCTGCAAACATTTATAAGAAATTCAAAGAGTGGGGATGAATCCAAGATTATATTGAAAATGGAAGAAGTATTAAAAAATAATGCATAA